The Methylomonas koyamae genome has a segment encoding these proteins:
- a CDS encoding recombinase family protein, producing MPTFAYLRVSTKDQTTEQQLTQIAGAGYTVEPDRVFTEQGVSGKVPALQREQFQRLNDRLSAGDTLVVTKLDRLGRDILDVIATVRALIDRGAVLDVLGLGTLDNSAQANLTLNMLAAISEFERQIISERTKAKLAQKKADGAKLGRPVKVDNAELKARAKDLLASGSSWRNTAKALDISLSTLQRMMKAATTETKT from the coding sequence ATGCCGACCTTTGCTTATCTCAGGGTATCAACTAAGGACCAGACCACCGAGCAACAACTAACCCAGATCGCCGGAGCCGGCTACACGGTAGAACCGGATCGCGTCTTTACGGAACAAGGCGTGAGCGGCAAAGTCCCAGCCCTGCAACGGGAGCAATTCCAGCGGTTAAACGATAGACTCAGCGCAGGGGATACGCTGGTAGTCACTAAGCTGGATCGCCTGGGACGGGATATACTGGACGTGATCGCGACCGTTAGGGCCTTGATTGATCGCGGCGCGGTCCTTGATGTACTCGGCTTGGGCACACTGGATAACTCCGCGCAAGCCAACCTCACACTCAACATGCTCGCCGCCATCTCTGAGTTTGAGCGGCAAATTATCAGCGAGCGCACCAAGGCGAAACTGGCTCAGAAGAAAGCAGACGGCGCTAAGTTGGGGCGCCCTGTGAAGGTGGATAATGCCGAACTAAAAGCCAGAGCCAAGGACCTACTCGCGTCCGGTTCATCCTGGCGAAACACAGCCAAGGCGCTGGATATTTCGCTATCCACGCTGCAACGAATGATGAAGGCAGCAACCACAGAAACAAAGACCTGA